In the genome of Engraulis encrasicolus isolate BLACKSEA-1 unplaced genomic scaffold, IST_EnEncr_1.0 scaffold_178_np1212, whole genome shotgun sequence, the window gcccaccaccaagaccagggtggagtagtggaataggtttatgccatcagatgatggaacggacacacacacatacgcacacattcttgcaacaggactatttgcccactggacagtaaataattggcatatggttgctcctttgtttaagtacaaattcacatgaaatgtatttttatgtgaaaaaaatatgaaattaaatgtcattttacatacacagcacaagcagtagtttggtttagactgatttctcagcaactgttttagtaattgtcatctttttactcaggtctcattattatactaatgaatttatgatcgaaattgtgattgcaaatagaaaatccctttgtgacttgttaaggacttgaaaaaaaatgagacttggacttggacttgacttggctggggtacgacttggacttggacttgacttggtcagatgtgtcttgacttgtgacttgactcggacttgagtggaaagactcgagacttacttgtgacttgcacattagtgacttggtcacacctctgctagtagatactagtggtccaaggcagcaaggaattgatattgtgttgcaaaagagcaaatttgcctaaatatagcagtttgaccatcagtctgtcctgagactgaagtctgtgtaagtggatcgactgaatacacaacctgcttagatattccttctgtttgtgctcccaatacaggtgatttcactaattacctcatcaacctggcttaagtggtaattaggctcagctggttcattatattggctggggcaaatgtgccacccggtttgtccacctctgttttaagacaatggcaaacctagattcaaaagctacaatccagtgccacagatttggttttacctgtccaatggggcacccaagtctccaccccttccgggcggcttatggggctggcaacgcaaaaacttttgactgggctgtaatggactgatcaaagctattttccgacccacctcgcatttccccgtcgatcatacatatgctgtgcctcagaattaataacaaccaatggtgtgcttgttgacttcacttggcaagcgatttttgagttgtgtgtgtgcaaaaatatacaattatttggactacacaacagacgtcacatgtccgacgtgcagccacttaagccgcagtgcagcggtagggttggctgtgcctcggttcacgtcagatatgcgaggcgcacgtgtagtctctaacatagttttgcacaaaagctaaaacaacgtttcttgcgtgtcgaaaatgagtggtcttacgacgcaaatccaaacctttcaaattcactgtcatcatatgtgaaatccggagcacatgccaaacgggatgaggatttagcttgactcgctccattaactctcattcaaaattttgagagctccagccccatggatcggaagtagaagggcgtgacttaggtgccccattgccctaactggaaaggtaaaactaggtatgccatttggaatatgtggcactggacttcagctttggaatccaggttgcccatcaccatcaccattattttgtattttcatgggtctggtggacccggtagaattcatctaaatttcaacatattttacacagagtgattttactgtgcatagaacatttttatcacacagctgagacaatatgtttttattgggtagctttatgcagcaaaatgtccatttctattccaagattctgactatcaccattattttctattttcatggggctggtggccccggtagacttcatccaaatttcaaaatattttacagtgtgtttttactgggtgtagaacatttttactatagggccaaggcaatatcttttcatagggggcatctgatgcaccctaaccaccatcatattcttagtattcattatgactgggaaaaattgcacttttcatacatgaaactgggatcttggccattttgaatgtcaagaaattgccatttttagctgcaaaaatgactgtatttgggccatactataaaatatttgtttattacttagcaaactttcatgaaaagatcaaatttggcaataggttgcccagtttcaatgagcagcatagttgcagtaccttttttgaccgtttcctgcacagtgtacctttttttaagagtttttagagaaattgagaaattaatctttctcatttgcacttgaagaggtaccctcattttgtatcttgctttgatcattacatgtgcaatgaaaaaataaaggcaactaattcttcaactttatcgcgtgtaactttattgtagttggtcttataggctcaactggaaccaacttacaactgacgaacttggctgacatgcatattggtagatgcgtgtgccttgaggtgttttctagcttgatctgaactgataaggacaacaatgaatgtttaattaattaaggtatattgattttatgattgacttttattatgtttgatgttcatgtggcttgacaagtattgtcttaatacagttaattagatgtgttgaacaatccaaacaatattttgttgtgggaacataaatatattatggaaagtatttccatccaatttgattatgctaccatagcaagatgttgctttgttgagtctatcaatgtaaatactgctgtaactaccccatgaagttggttcatccagacctaaaccaaatatgttggagcaacatgtaaaagttatgatggattaaccctttctattaaggttgaaataacctttaaaagttatgttggctgtaccccttgtacttaggtcacagttacacttcatgtatgtcctctacaagtcttctgttgtccagtcttgcactttaaatgtctgtatgagcactgtctatgtccatactgtcttaagtccatgtataagtactgtctatgtctatactgtctatgtccttacctagattagtctatgtctgtatgggaaagcaagaaatgtaatttcaaattctttgtatgaccagtgcatgtaaagaaattgacaataaaacctacttgacttgatgtctatgttgatccaacatattgaccttaatgtgactcaacaaaaacatttcttgctaaggtagcataatcaaattggatggaaatactttccataatttttttatgttccgccaacaaataatttgtttcagtgtaGATCCAgcccattttttgtgtgtttaccgcgactggtgtgacagttgggggcccctatggagggcagatttggtcggggccctaggcaattgcctaggtttgcctaatggaaagtctgcctctgaacGTAGTAGGGAGGCCTGTAGAGCCgtcgggcagggccgctgacaagcttttaccgggcccaggacaaagtcatctcatagGGCCCACTATCAAATACagtcaatgtaatggggacccaattctgggccaccctatctccctgggcccgggacaacatacccctttgtccccccttgtcggcaggcAACGTAGTGTAGGATTGGCCTTACGTCAGCTCATCCACACACTATCCATCACTTCCTGCCTTTATCTTCCTCTTCAGGCCACTCAGGAAGCAGGGCGGCTTGTTGGTGTTGTTTACGTACGAGGGccttctccccatctcctcctcatctccccttcctctcttttccccttcctctaGGGTTTCAAGCCCCCTGttcccagagagagggggggggggggggggggggggggggggggggggggagagagagagacagagagaaagaaagagagagagagagagagagagagagagagagacagagagaaagaaagagagagagagagagagagagagagagagagagagagagagagagagagagagagtaggggtgaAGGAGGTAAAGGGAGAGAACGAGGAGGAGGCATAAATCACTTCAAGATGTTCTGTTCACCCGGAGCTGGAGCCACCCAATCAGCAACATATTAGTGCTGGTGTTTCACaggcccctctctttctcacacacacacgcacgggcagaTACGCTGTCCTCTCACCAGAGCTCACAACTCAAACATCTTAACTACTACGTAGAGACAACTCAGAAGAGTCAGAGACCAAAGAGGGAGTAccgtgggaggaggaggaagaagaagaagaagaagaagaagaagaagaagaagaagaggtgttggtgcagagagatagagaatgatagACAGCCACAGGCCCCcctttctcacacacgcacgcacgggcagaTACGCTGTCCTCTCACCAGAGCTCACAACTCAAACATGTTAACCACCACGTAGAGACAACTCGGAAGAGTCAGAGACCAAAGACGGAGTACcgtagggggaggaggaagaagaagaagaagaagaagaagaagaagaagaagaagaagaagaagaagacaaagaataataataataataagaagaagaagaggtgttggtgcagagagatagagaatgatagagaggcAAAAGAGAATTggaaagtccaaaagggggtctcaaactgggggttgggaacCCTGGAGGGATCATGGCAGTATTAAAGGACAAacgggacattgcataaaaacaggaCATCCACAGGTGTGTAGAGTAGTAGCCTagggtagagtatcatttattaatacagtggcttcaaaaagtctacacacccctcttcaaatgtcagttttttgtgatgtaaaaaaatgacagaaaggcaaataaattcacagctttttccaccttcaatctaaactattaacctgtacaatgcaattgagaaacaagcataaagctttaaaggtaaacaatagaaaataaaaaacttcaattaacatggttgcataaatatacacaccctgaaattaatacttagttgcagcacctttggcttgtctggacCAATCCAAAACCTTAATCTTATTccggtgaagccattcttttgtagacttagacgtgtgcttggagaaattgacgttctgaaagattagttcctctgcatcttcacctttctatcagggggccgaaggttttgtTCCACTACCACGGaccctgtggaaattttcataattctctcctccataatgaaggccgcagttacagctgaagaaaaacagcacaaaagaacaatgctgccaccaccatacttcatgttaggtatggtgttattgcgtgatgttttgtgccaaatataccctttggaattatgaccaagttcaatgtcttggtggagtaaatctagcaaaaaatacttctgtaatctcccaaatgcatgtgagaaGATATGCTATGGTCAGTTGAAACCGAGGTCGAACATTTCGGACATAATTCCAAgaggtatgtttggcacaaaaacaacactacattgccaaggtaacgccatgtgtaaagtcaagcatggtggtggcagcatcatactatgtgactgttgttcttctgctgtaactggggcttaagtctgggaggcaggaattatgaacagttccacaggggccattgtagtggcacaaaaccttctacctcctgttagaaaggtgatgatatggatgaacttaatcattcagaacgacaattacctGAGACACAtgcttcattagaataagattgaggttttggaatggcccagacagagttcagacctgtatgacacggaacatctgttgggtgATCTGAGAAGGACTGcacagatgagatgcattcgcaatctgtcagatttggagtgcttttgcaaagataagtggaaAAAAATTGTCACAACGTTTCCCATGCTGATAGAGTCTTACACAAAAAAGACTGAGTACTGTAATAGaaggaaaggtgctgcaacaaggtattagttcaagggtgtgcatatttatgcaaccatgttaatttaagttttttattttctattctttccctttaaagctttgggtttgtttttcaactgcattgtgcacaataatagtttagatttaagtgggaaaagtttTGAAATTATGtgtctttctgacattttttttacatgacaaaaacctggaatttgaacaggggtgtgtagacttttgggaggcactgtaGGTTAACAGGTAACACAATTCCAGTTAGTAACAGCATTCACTTATATGGTTAACTATTAATGGATAATTTACCAATATCAATGGAAAAAAAGCCTTGCCCAATACTGCTAGAAATGTGGAGGGTCgagaaaatatataaaaaatataaaagtcCAAAAGGgagtccccgctgaaaaagtttgggaaccactgcaagaAGGAAACAAGAACAAAGACTCTGAAAGAATGATGTCTGGTTagaagacagaaatagagagagtgtgatggaggAGGAAGTTGTAATTGTAGCTACAGTTGTGAAGAAGCAGAACAGTGTGACTTACAATCTCTGAAGAAGAATGTGCAATGACCATCACAacacaacattgtgtgtgtgtgtgtgtgtgtgtgtgtgcgtgcgtgcgtgcgtgcgtgcgtgcgtgcgtgcgtgcgtgcgtgcgtgtgaacatatctattgtgtgtgtgtatttgtgtctttggGTGTGACCATGTACTGTTATATGTCTCTTCTTTTGTAAATATGTAAGTGTGTATAACTAGGGGTTTATGCACTGCATTGGCATAAATGCATATACTGTAAGTGAGTATGTGGCACtgtatgcagtatgtgtgtaATTATACGTGTGTGTTGTataggtgtgtatgtgcatgtgtttatgtatttgtgtatgttgtgtacatGAATGTGAATGTctggctttggtgtgtgtgtgtgtgtgtgtgtgtgtgtgtggatgcgtgtgtatgcatgcatgtgtgtgtgcgcatgtgtgtgtgtgtgtgtgtgtgtgtgtgtgtgtgtgtgtgtgtgtgtgtgtgtgtgtgtgtgtgtgcgcgtacgtacgtgtgtgcgtgcatgtgtgtgctcgtgtgtatgcatgtgtatatatgtgtgtgtgtgtgtgtgatgggttgtGCGTAGTTGTGCGTCTAAGCATGCGTAATTCTATGTGTAATGGTGGTGTGTTCAGGGTGTGGTGGTCTGGTTTTATTAGCGATACGAGAGCCTTGCCTCTGGAGAACAGGCCCTTAAAGCAGAACATCTGCAGCCATTCAAACTGCAGACAATAGGCGGCCGAGGAggtgggagaaagagggggaggggtacAGGTCAAGTGAGAAAGGCAAAATAagtgggagtgatggagagagagagagagagagagagagagagagagagagagagagagagagagagaagggtgaggaaaggaggggtggaggggtggatggaAGGAGGGGTGGAAGGGTTCTGCTTTGGAAAGTCTACACTCTGACTTCAGTTCCCTGGCTTGGCATGGAGTGAACACATACATATGCTGTaacagaaaaaaagtgtgtgtgtgtgtgtgtgcatgcgtgtgtgcatgcatgtgtgtgtgtttgtgtgtctgtgtctgtgtgcatgcttaagtgcatatgtgtgtgtgtgcatgtgtgcttgtgcgctttATAATTATATTACAATGTCTGCTTTTGTATTACTTTCTCAGAGTTGCAACACAAGATAATCAAAGTATAATTACAAAATCCATAATTTAACTGCATGCACTCAGAGAgctcagacctctgccaaggaagctgcttgatagaacatttgactacgtTACGCCCTGTCTTTCTACCTTCTTTTAGAGGAGTAAGAATATGGAATGTTTTGCCTTGTCCCGCAGGCCGCAATTTggggtcactaggggcgtctagatgtaTAGGGCAGATATGAAGAATCTTAAAAAGAGGTCCTGGTTCAGGTTtgtgattcggatcaccaccagaatttaatcacttgttccttgggtcattaccaacacctccacagagtttcatctaaaaccgttcataactttttgatttatcctgctgacaaacagacaaacggacaggtagacaaacagacagacaaaccaacgcgataGAAAACttttactgtactttactttactttactttatttgttcaggacattgcacattaatgaacatatacatacatgtacatatatgtaaacatgccagattgtagcccaagggctaatttccatctggtgtccaataggcaggctagatgtttacaagcaatagactNtaaaataaaacagactgttagtaacaaaataaataaaacccagtacagaagcaaaaggcatgcatgtaaataaaaggaaaagagaaaagaaaaaNgtcccaaaaaatagggccatgtgttatgtgagtgtgtgcgtgcgtgtgtgcgtgtacactgtgtagaggctcagaccatcagtgtgaacatgtttgttgggctcgaagccactttttatactccatcttaacccttgtgttgtgttcataagctgcatacacctgtggtgttcgggtcatttttgacccgtgataacaaaactcagctataaaatacctaaaaacactagttatcatcaaatattgtttttcatctcatggctaacttggtatgtattcatattcatggaaatattacttgatgtattcatctttttgactttaaagatcttttatcttacattatgcaaatcgtttttgatgaccaaaactatcaaaatctgcataaattcactattaacctcttaacctGTCACGCCCACTTCCGGGCCCGTCGACGGTCCCAGTTTTAAAAAAACCAAGTTGCAACAGGACGCATGTTGTTATATTCTATTATGACcaatttccagccaaactgaccaactacccgttattagtatagtttcaactcggtgcccatcaaatttgggcaactttgatgcagttgttagcaagaacaggctttagttgttagcaagaacctagcttagcatttcccagtcatttgaataggaagttgctaagtgttaaaaacgatctctgttgacacatttttatgtatttttaccacacacaaacggtacaaataaagtcaccaaccttcaaactgtgccaataagccatccagtatgcttccatagtccaaaacgatgtttatttgcttgatcgatgtgacgctaagaatggtgccttgtgtacatccactttgctgcatcatcttctctgacatgttttcaccacatttcttcaagttgtcatctattgttacacatgaatcaaaagctgacgatgtcccctgtaatattccagagctattttttggCGTGGAGCAACGTGTACGGAGAGGCAGACGTCTGTTTCACCTAAGCACAGCATTCTTGTACGCGTCTCGTAGTGAACCTTTATTTTGGTAGTTGACAAGATAGGCTGAGAGGTCACAAACGCTCACCCAAACTTGAGTGACATCTAATCCAGCCAATAGTATGCTTTCTTCTGACAATGTAGGTTGGTCATTCATCCCGATTGGTGAATCCCTCACGTTTTTGACGGCATGCGTATCTGCCGCATGGTTTTGGTTGTCACAACAACATTGGAGTTGCCGCCTACTCTGCTTGCTTTACGCATCGTAGAGCAGCATTTCTCGTCAGCAATTTCGGGTTTGTACTCCCTaaaagtgtgtgttgcctgtgagtgtgagtcgtctgtgctttctgtgagtcgagtgttgtgaagacatcatggatggacgcggtaggaagcgctatactttggccgaaatccacgctcaactttttgatgacggcgggaatgagacagaggatgatgcggtgtccgaagctgacagcaccgactcagcgcttcaggcgtttgaggacggcatagatgtcgtcctcgatttgtaagtgatcattttgtcactgtatcgtgaaaggcataattgtgtcactgcataatgaaagtgataattctgctgctgaatgaaagtttagaactttattgtccccatgtggtaattgtgccagcagtacagacgctgcaaacgcaccagatataaacactgacaggaatattagacagcagtatagtgagaatacattttattacatttaattgattccatacatgaatacatacacaaatcatgcagtcagaaagacaaatgcgttcactgtcagtgtttcccatgtcttttaccatttacagtattgaatggcaatgctgtttatcattactttgtaagtttattctaaagtgcttatgtctgcaactatatgattaactgtaatgtaatgataaatatactataacttgcattttgttggtgtagccaaactaaatggataatggcaacttattcagctgacatgcaattagcagtgaggcaaaaaaaaaaaaaagcatgaactgtcacattcattgtcagtgcactcccatgtcctgcagcctgctttactacaatatgttatggcaattcatactgtcaatatatagccatgatttattcttcagtctgtctttgtttcactgcaggatacactgtaatgtagtggtaaatgaaatgtaattttttgaaaatgtaatgtaaatgaaaatgtaatttaaaaaaaactgttacatctaaataaaagtataattaatgttgtgtatcctcttgttcatacagtgaggagacatctgactcggatgatgggaacacatctgatgaccctttggaagggacttcaactgccccacacccagctgcctctccaactcctccagctgcctctccaactcctccagctgcctctccaactcctccagctgccagcagtgtgcgcatgagtggcaggcgccgtgatctccaccctgctccaactccatgccctcctccagttagtcgtggtaagcgcccctcaaaagcctctgctccaactccatgccctcctccaccaAGCCGTGGTGCTACGAGTGGTAAACGCACCTCACAAGCCCCTGCCTCAACGCCAAGCCGTCCTGCGAAGCGTGCATCCCTGGGTCCACCGCCGCAGGACTCCGACTTCTGGCGTGATGCAACGAGTGAAGACGTGGAGCCTCCACCATTGCCATTTCGACCCAGGCGCCCTCCAGGACCACAGCTGGACCCTCAGGTAGACTACCGGCCGCTTGACCTGTTCTTATTGTTTTTCAGCAAGGACGTGGTTAGGACCCTGTGCAGGCATACCAATCTCCATGCTGCAAAAAGGGCTGCACAAGGACGAAAGAGGAAGTGGGTCGACATAGAGCCGGAGGAGATGTACCGCTTCATCGGATTGGTCATCTACAAGGGATTGATGAAGTTGCCAGAGATGCGGGACGGATGGAGGAAGGACCGCCTTCACAGTTTTCCCTTCCCTGCATCCGTCATGCCAGGGTACAGATACGAGGTAATCTTCTCAACCCTTCACATGAGTGACCCGGCTGTTGATGCAGCAAATGATCAGCTGAAGGGCCAGCCTGGGCACGATGGCCTCTGCCGCCTCAGGCCGCTGCATGATGACCTCCTGACGGCATGCAGGGCTTACTTCCACCCGCTCCAGAACCTCTCAGTGGATGAGAGGATGGTAGGCACCAAGTCCCGGATCGGGATGAAGATGTACAGCAAGGACAAGCCAACAAAGTGGGGGTTcaagctgtttgtcttggctgacagCTCGAATGGCTATACGTCGTAGGAGGTGGTAACAGCACATTGCTTGTTTCAATTTTACAATCGTTCTGGCTAACGGAGCTCTGGTATGGACTGTTTTATAATATGTTTATACTCCTCCTCAAAGACTGAAGCAGGTTTATGAGGGATGATAGGTCCTActattggtttatttgaaataatggtacaaaaacccaattgtaatattgttgtgctttgatgcctattagtactgtggacattgttatgtaccatctatgtcattttaataatctgaaagtgaaagtgaaagcccttcaagtgttggattttacatgctgaaaacatgtgcaatgaggaactgtggtgttttactgtaatctgaaatctaaaaaaaaggtgattttcacatttttgttgtatataatgatctgaaatgtagatttaatgaagttaataaaaagctggagttggttggatgtcttgccccatgtgtctgcttcaatttaaactctcaattgtcaatgtggagcatgtaaaacaaaagctattacatcctaaactcatggtctaaacacctctccaaaataggacatatggatagcttatatgttttttggagacgcctattagtacctgtggaaatggctatgtaagtcctctgtaatttcacatatctacttcaaattctggatcccacttgctcacaacatggacatagaggaaatgtagtatttcactgtgcataacaaataaccatcaatgtacacactgaaaacaaacaaaaaaacaggcgattttcacattttcggatgtttttgtagtatgtaatgatctgaaaggtaggtttaatgaagttaataaaaagctggagttggctggatgtgttctcccaagtgtctgcttcaatttaaaccctcaatggtcaatgtggaccatgtaaaacaaaagctattgcatcctaaagtcatggtctgaaaacctctccaaaataggacatatggataacttatatatttttggagacgcccattagtacctgtggtatttgctatgtaactcctctgtaactttacagatctacttcaaattctggattttacttgctgacaacatgtgcattgaggaaatgtactattttactctgcatctcaaataaccatccaggtacacactgaaaactaaacaaaaattaggcgattttcatattttcggatgtttttttttatatataatgatctgaaatgtagatttagtgatgttcataaaaagctggagttggctggatgtcttctcccaagtatctgcttcaaaataaaccctcaaagttcaatgtggataatgttattcaaaagctgtagcatcctaaagtcatggtctcaaaaacctctccaaaataggacataatgggctctgcggtaagaggttaatacctcccaaagtgatacaattagtgattatgttgtccatgtattacagctgatatgagagtacaacaatccccaaatttattttattagtttttctctaatattaaaaaatatcatcaagagtggcatttgtggtgttcgggtccaaaccaacccaaagagatttatagcaggataaagaccaaatgtcaactaaataaATTTTTCAGTGCatgaaattaatgtttaaatatgttgacttggtgtttttcaatatttatatgattttagtgtggtaaatatacaaaataacaattctgtcagagtcacagctattccgccaatctaatgcaaaggtattggaaatgaacacctcaatgaacatgaaaaaagtcacactattcatctgaatcccctatgccatgaacatggaccattatgtcattgccacatcaactttatggaaagt includes:
- the LOC134442592 gene encoding proline-rich protein 12-like, with protein sequence MDGRGRKRYTLAEIHAQLFDDGGNETEDDAVSEADSTDSALQAFEDGIDVVLDFEETSDSDDGNTSDDPLEGTSTAPHPAASPTPPAASPTPPAASPTPPAASSVRMSGRRRDLHPAPTPCPPPVSRGKRPSKASAPTPCPPPPSRGATSGKRTSQAPASTPSRPAKRASLGPPPQDSDFWRDATSEDVEPPPLPFRPRRPPGPQLDPQVDYRPLDLFLLFFSKDVVRTLCRHTNLHAAKRAAQGRKRKWVDIEPEEMYRFIGLVIYKGLMKLPEMRDGWRKDRLHSFPFPASVMPGYRYEVIFSTLHMSDPAVDAANDQLKGQPGHDGLCRLRPLHDDLLTACRAYFHPLQNLSVDERMVGTKSRIGMKMYSKDKPTKWGFKLFVLADSSNGYTS